Proteins encoded together in one Impatiens glandulifera chromosome 1, dImpGla2.1, whole genome shotgun sequence window:
- the LOC124922051 gene encoding cytochrome P450 78A5-like, producing MTPEILSLFGPLAGYTSLLTFDFILFASLFAAVSFLFLAPGGLAWALSKSRLGSQQGSAIPGPSGLPLLGLVFTFTGSLTHRALAKLSESLKATQLMAFSIGFTRFIISSEPETAKEILSSSAFADRPVKESAYELLFHRAMGFAPFGEYWRNLRRISATYLFSPRRINAAGEFRAEAGLKMVNQVKSSMAVDGRVGIKSILHFGSLNNVMMTVFGKSYEFDQNRAESAQLESLVSEGYELLGIFNWSDHFPLLGWMDLQGVRKRCKALVDRVNVFVGKIIDDHKMKRMNDEGAVTDVESSGDFVDVLLDLENENKLSDSDMIAVLWEMIFRGTDTVAILLEWILARMVLHPDIQSKAQAEIDALNRPITDQDIQNLPYLQAIVKETLRMHPPGPLLSWARLAIHDTKLAGGHFIPAGTTAMVNMWAITHDEKVWADAAVFRPERFVEEEVSIMGSDLRLAPFGAGRRVCPGKALGLATVQLWLGQMLQNFKWMPVEDEAVDLSEVLKLSMEMEHPLVCKAVVRA from the exons ATGACTCCTGAAATTCTCTCCCTCTTCGGTCCCTTGGCCGGTTACACTTCTTTACTCACCTTTGATTTCATCCTCTTTGCTTCTCTCTTCGCCGCCGTTTCGTTTCTCTTCCTGGCTCCCGGCGGTCTAGCATGGGCTCTTTCCAAAAGCCGACTAGGGTCCCAGCAGGGATCCGCCATACCTGGCCCATCTGGGTTACCTTTACTAGGACTTGTTTTCACTTTCACTGGCTCTCTTACTCATCGTGCCCTGGCTAAGCTGTCTGAAAGCTTAAAGGCCACCCAGCTTATGGCGTTTTCTATCGGTTTCACCCGTTTTATTATCTCGTCCGAACCCGAAACGGCGAAAGAAATCCTCAGTAGCTCCGCCTTCGCCGACCGTCCGGTGAAAGAATCTGCTTACGAGCTTCTTTTTCATCGGGCGATGGGGTTCGCTCCGTTCGGTGAGTACTGGAGAAATCTGAGAAGGATTTCAGCGACTTATCTGTTCAGTCCTAGACGTATCAACGCTGCGGGTGAGTTTCGCGCTGAGGCTGGGCTTAAGATGGTTAATCAGGTGAAGAGTTCGATGGCTGTAGATGGTCGTGTTGGAATCAAAAGCATCTTGCATTTTGGATCGTTAAACAATGTGATGATGACTGTGTTTGGGAAATCTTACGAGTTTGATCAAAACAGAGCCGAGTCTGCTCAGCTTGAAAGCCTTGTTAGTGAAGGTTATGAACTGTTGGGTATCTTTAACTGGAGTGATCATTTTCCACTTCTGGGTTGGATGGATCTTCAAGGTGTGAGGAAGAGATGCAAGGCTTTGGTTGATAGGGTGAATGTTTTTGTTGGTAAGATCATTGATGATCATAAGATGAAGCGTATGAATGATGAAGGTGCTGTAACCGACGTCGAAAGCTCCGGTGATTTCGTTGATGTTTTGCTTGATTTGGAGAATGAGAACAAGCTTAGTGACTCTGACATGATTGCTGTTCTTTGG gaAATGATTTTCAGAGGAACAGACACAGTTGCCATTCTCCTTGAATGGATTCTCGCAAGAATGGTCCTTCATCCCGACATACAATCCAAAGCTCAGGCCGAAATCGACGCCCTAAACCGACCGATAACCGACCAGGACATCCAAAACCTACCATACCTCCAGGCTATTGTCAAAGAGACACTCAGAATGCATCCTCCGGGTCCTCTGCTCTCATGGGCAAGGCTGGCAATTCACGACACCAAACTCGCCGGCGGTCACTTTATCCCCGCCGGAACTACTGCCATGGTCAACATGTGGGCTATAACCCACGACGAGAAGGTGTGGGCTGACGCCGCTGTGTTCAGGCCCGAGAGGTTTGTTGAGGAGGAAGTTAGCATCATGGGTTCTGATCTAAGGTTGGCTCCCTTCGGCGCCGGAAGGAGGGTTTGTCCCGGGAAAGCTTTGGGTTTGGCAACTGTTCAGCTCTGGCTTGGACAGATGCTTCAGAACTTCAAATGGATGCCTGTCGAGGATGAAGCTGTTGATTTGTCTGAGGTTCTTAAGCTTTCAATGGAGATGGAACACCCTCTGGTTTGCAAGGCCGTCGTTAGGGCTTAG